Proteins encoded in a region of the Acidobacteriota bacterium genome:
- a CDS encoding thiamine pyrophosphate-binding protein, whose product MSKTDDVKWFRVADSDELPEGRVKTVVAGHVSLALTHFEGKYNALDNKCPHQGGPLGEGSIENGWLRCPWHGWDFHPCTGNSPGGHDDGVDAFAVEERDDGVYVALPCEAAHQRTVSDVMVETMVNWGVKHVFGMVGHSNLGLADALRRQEAEGNLRYIGIRHEGAAAFAASAYAKLTGKPAACLAIAGPGATNLLTGLWDAKVDRAPVLALTGQVDTQVLGPGAFQEVDLASAFSSVAAWSQTVLHSSKHAELMTLALKHAHLKRDVAHLIFPDEVQVLPADEAAKPSSPEGRITEETITPPRASLTEAAKRIGEAKRPLIIVGHGARFRMDRITDFAEQISAPVVTTFKGKGLIADDHPLGCGVLGRSGTPIASWFMNEADLLIVLGASFSNHTGITPKTPTIQVDFDPMALGKFHPVTVPVWGEIGVTVEALQEMLRGKSSAVDPKKELAGRWAIWREEKRRREIDDRGNGLPSAAVFAALTRHVPEDAVIAVDVGNNTYSFGRYFECKNQSVLMSGYLGSIGFGFPAAMGAWAAQPERKTIAVTGDGGFGQYMGELTTAVRHGMDITHVLLNNNELGKISKEQRAGEWDVWQTGLHNPDFAKYAEICGAVGIRVTKVDQLDDALKRALAHEGPALVEVVTDADLI is encoded by the coding sequence ATGAGTAAGACCGACGACGTGAAGTGGTTTCGGGTTGCCGATAGCGATGAGCTGCCCGAAGGGCGGGTCAAGACCGTCGTCGCCGGCCACGTAAGCCTCGCCCTGACCCATTTCGAGGGTAAGTACAACGCGCTCGACAACAAGTGCCCGCACCAGGGAGGCCCGCTCGGAGAAGGCTCGATCGAGAACGGCTGGTTGCGATGCCCGTGGCATGGCTGGGACTTTCACCCCTGTACCGGGAATTCTCCCGGTGGACACGACGACGGAGTCGATGCGTTCGCCGTCGAGGAACGTGACGACGGGGTCTACGTCGCGCTTCCGTGCGAAGCCGCCCATCAAAGGACGGTTTCCGACGTGATGGTCGAGACGATGGTCAACTGGGGCGTCAAGCACGTGTTCGGAATGGTCGGTCACTCCAACCTGGGTCTCGCCGATGCCCTTCGTCGCCAGGAGGCCGAAGGCAATCTCCGCTACATCGGTATTCGTCATGAGGGCGCGGCCGCGTTCGCGGCATCGGCCTACGCAAAGTTGACGGGGAAGCCCGCCGCCTGCCTTGCGATCGCGGGGCCCGGCGCAACCAACCTTCTGACAGGTCTGTGGGACGCCAAGGTCGATCGCGCACCGGTCCTGGCTTTGACCGGTCAGGTCGACACCCAGGTCCTCGGACCCGGCGCTTTCCAGGAAGTGGATCTTGCGTCTGCGTTCTCGTCGGTCGCCGCCTGGAGTCAGACTGTCCTCCACTCCAGCAAGCATGCAGAGTTGATGACCCTGGCCCTCAAGCATGCCCATCTCAAGCGAGATGTGGCCCACCTGATTTTTCCCGATGAGGTTCAGGTACTGCCCGCCGATGAGGCCGCGAAGCCTTCTTCTCCCGAAGGGAGAATCACGGAGGAGACGATTACACCCCCCAGGGCATCGTTGACCGAAGCGGCGAAACGGATCGGTGAAGCCAAACGCCCGCTGATCATCGTTGGTCACGGGGCCCGCTTCCGCATGGATCGAATCACGGATTTCGCTGAACAGATCTCGGCACCGGTGGTTACGACGTTCAAGGGCAAGGGCCTGATCGCGGACGATCATCCACTTGGCTGCGGGGTTCTCGGACGGAGCGGCACACCCATCGCGAGTTGGTTCATGAACGAGGCCGACCTTCTGATCGTCCTCGGTGCGTCATTCTCCAATCACACCGGAATTACTCCCAAGACTCCGACGATTCAGGTCGACTTCGACCCGATGGCGCTCGGCAAGTTCCACCCGGTGACGGTTCCGGTCTGGGGCGAGATCGGCGTCACGGTCGAGGCCCTCCAGGAGATGCTGCGGGGCAAGTCGTCCGCCGTCGACCCTAAGAAAGAGCTGGCTGGACGCTGGGCGATCTGGCGCGAGGAGAAGCGGCGACGAGAGATTGACGATCGCGGGAACGGTCTGCCTTCGGCGGCGGTCTTTGCGGCGTTGACGCGACACGTTCCGGAGGACGCCGTCATCGCAGTGGACGTCGGCAACAACACGTACTCGTTCGGGCGATACTTCGAATGCAAGAACCAGTCGGTGCTGATGTCGGGCTATCTGGGATCGATCGGGTTCGGATTCCCGGCGGCGATGGGGGCGTGGGCAGCGCAGCCTGAACGAAAAACCATCGCGGTTACCGGAGATGGCGGATTCGGACAATACATGGGTGAGCTAACGACCGCGGTGCGACACGGCATGGATATCACCCACGTCCTACTCAACAACAACGAACTGGGAAAGATCAGCAAGGAACAACGCGCCGGTGAGTGGGACGTCTGGCAGACCGGACTCCACAACCCCGACTTCGCAAAATATGCGGAGATCTGTGGTGCCGTCGGGATCCGCGTCACGAAGGTCGATCAACTTGACGATGCCCTGAAGCGTGCTTTGGCACATGAGGGTCCCGCGCTGGTCGAGGTCGTTACCGACGCCGATTTGATCTAG
- a CDS encoding glutamate synthase-related protein gives MNKLKIADWATLEPSTPTYALVANVDLVIVRYPDEDDVSVLYGRCLHRGALLADGHIRGNDLICGVHDWDYQFRSGISAYNNKEQLHKFSSWVESGGVWVDEDEIAAWEKANPQPYDRDAYQGLYADTHGVPMEPHVNYIRELAEHGLERTGAHGPVSSMGVALTELPRWDDIQFVTAQLAIVPQLDDVEVGTELVIGPGAAKPLHLKIPLFVSDMSYGALSEEAKISLATGAELAGTGICSGEGGMLAEEQEANSRYFYELASARFGFSMEKVARCQAFHFKGGQGAKTGTGGHLPGEKVKGKIAEVRGLEVGKGAISPSRFPEWDNPAPFREFAGEVREATGGIPIGFKLSAQHIEDDIDTALEIGVDYVILDGRGGGTGAAPKIFKDNISVPTIPALARARRHLDRCDKKEVTLIITGGLRTPADFVKALALGADGVALSNSALQAIGCLGMRACSTNNCPVGIATQKETLRSRLVVDAAAKRLARFFDASVHLMATMARACGHTHLNQFAVRDLTSWKRDMADLAGVRFAGPGATHE, from the coding sequence ATGAACAAGCTGAAGATCGCCGACTGGGCGACTCTGGAACCGTCGACACCCACGTATGCGCTGGTGGCCAATGTGGATCTGGTCATCGTGCGCTATCCCGATGAAGACGATGTGTCGGTGCTGTATGGCCGCTGCCTCCATCGTGGTGCACTGCTGGCGGACGGGCATATCCGCGGAAACGACCTGATCTGCGGCGTTCACGACTGGGACTATCAGTTCCGCTCCGGGATCAGCGCCTACAACAACAAGGAGCAACTCCACAAATTCTCGTCCTGGGTTGAGAGCGGCGGTGTCTGGGTCGACGAGGACGAGATTGCCGCCTGGGAAAAGGCCAACCCCCAGCCTTACGATCGGGATGCCTATCAGGGTCTCTACGCCGATACCCATGGGGTTCCGATGGAACCTCACGTCAACTACATCAGAGAGCTGGCAGAGCATGGTCTGGAACGGACCGGGGCCCACGGTCCCGTCTCTTCGATGGGCGTGGCCCTGACCGAACTGCCGCGTTGGGACGACATCCAGTTCGTCACCGCGCAGCTGGCCATCGTTCCGCAGTTGGATGACGTCGAGGTCGGTACAGAGCTGGTGATCGGACCGGGTGCCGCAAAGCCTCTCCATCTGAAAATCCCGCTCTTCGTCTCGGACATGAGTTATGGCGCTCTCTCGGAAGAGGCGAAGATCTCTCTGGCCACCGGCGCCGAGTTGGCAGGAACCGGCATCTGCTCCGGTGAAGGGGGCATGCTCGCCGAAGAGCAGGAGGCCAACTCCCGCTATTTCTACGAACTTGCGTCGGCGCGGTTCGGCTTTTCCATGGAGAAGGTTGCGCGCTGCCAGGCATTCCACTTCAAGGGTGGGCAGGGTGCCAAGACCGGTACCGGTGGCCATCTCCCCGGCGAGAAGGTCAAGGGCAAGATTGCGGAGGTGCGCGGTCTCGAGGTTGGCAAGGGAGCGATCTCGCCTTCACGTTTTCCGGAATGGGACAACCCGGCGCCGTTCCGCGAGTTTGCCGGGGAGGTGCGAGAGGCCACCGGCGGAATCCCGATCGGCTTCAAGCTCTCCGCGCAGCACATCGAGGATGATATCGATACCGCGCTGGAGATCGGTGTCGATTACGTCATCCTCGACGGTCGTGGCGGTGGCACAGGCGCCGCACCAAAGATCTTCAAGGACAACATCTCGGTCCCGACGATCCCTGCGCTGGCACGCGCACGACGACATCTGGATCGATGCGACAAGAAAGAGGTCACGCTGATCATCACCGGCGGACTTCGCACACCGGCGGATTTCGTCAAGGCGTTAGCCCTTGGCGCGGATGGTGTGGCGCTGTCCAACTCCGCGCTACAGGCCATCGGATGCCTTGGAATGCGGGCCTGCAGCACCAATAACTGTCCCGTCGGTATCGCGACCCAGAAAGAGACTCTTCGATCGCGACTGGTTGTTGACGCCGCGGCCAAACGGTTGGCCCGGTTCTTCGATGCGTCGGTTCACCTGATGGCCACGATGGCCCGAGCCTGTGGCCACACCCATCTGAATCAGTTCGCGGTTCGGGACCTGACCAGTTGGAAACGCGATATGGCAGATCTGGCCGGCGTTCGTTTCGCCGGCCCCGGAGCGACCCATGAGTAA
- a CDS encoding ferric reductase-like transmembrane domain-containing protein codes for MSHQYVAVGWNRQKKIYDTVMLSCVGLYLTIFVVVDLWLRPNTSPETMLIRALGSCAFLMLHVVLSIGPLARLDTRFLPLLYNRRHLGVTTFLVGAAHGGFALLQFHSQGNVHPLVSLLTSNQRFDSLIDFPFQPLGFVALSILFLMAATSHDFWLTQLTAPMWKTLHMLVYVAYGLLTLHVVLGVLQAETSPLLSGLVLLGFAWIVGIHLLAGFRERGGDRPISEAARDGYVRVCRVDEIRENRAKMAVLSGEKVAIFRYDGKIAAVSNACQHQNGPLGEGKIIDGCITCPWHGYQYRPETGESPPPFTEKVPTFRSRVIDGDVWVHPQPEMKDHTHVG; via the coding sequence ATGAGCCATCAGTATGTCGCCGTCGGTTGGAATCGACAGAAAAAGATCTATGACACGGTCATGCTGTCCTGTGTGGGTCTTTACCTGACGATCTTCGTCGTCGTCGATCTGTGGTTACGACCCAATACAAGCCCCGAAACCATGTTGATCCGCGCGTTAGGCAGTTGCGCCTTCCTGATGTTGCATGTCGTGCTCTCCATCGGCCCGTTAGCTCGACTTGACACCCGCTTCCTGCCTCTGCTCTACAACCGTCGGCATCTCGGCGTGACGACGTTTCTTGTCGGAGCCGCACACGGTGGGTTTGCGCTGCTTCAGTTTCATTCGCAGGGAAATGTCCACCCACTCGTCAGCCTGCTAACGTCGAATCAGCGCTTCGACAGTCTCATTGATTTCCCGTTTCAGCCGCTGGGTTTCGTCGCGTTATCGATCCTCTTTCTGATGGCCGCCACCAGCCACGACTTCTGGTTGACCCAGCTGACCGCGCCCATGTGGAAGACGCTGCACATGTTGGTCTACGTCGCGTATGGATTGTTGACGTTGCATGTCGTTCTGGGTGTTCTTCAGGCCGAAACGTCGCCGCTGTTGAGTGGTCTTGTTCTGTTGGGGTTTGCCTGGATCGTCGGGATTCATCTGCTCGCAGGCTTCCGTGAACGTGGCGGCGATCGACCGATCAGCGAGGCCGCTCGCGACGGATACGTGCGTGTCTGCCGTGTCGACGAGATCCGCGAGAACCGAGCGAAGATGGCGGTTCTATCCGGCGAAAAGGTGGCGATCTTCCGCTATGACGGAAAGATCGCGGCAGTCTCGAACGCGTGCCAGCATCAGAATGGCCCTCTGGGTGAAGGCAAGATCATCGATGGCTGCATCACCTGCCCATGGCATGGCTATCAGTATCGGCCGGAGACCGGCGAGTCACCGCCACCGTTCACCGAGAAGGTTCCGACATTTCGTTCCCGCGTCATTGACGGAGACGTGTGGGTCCATCCGCAACCGGAGATGAAGGATCACACGCATGTCGGATGA
- a CDS encoding SDR family oxidoreductase yields MSESTMGRIAVVTGAGRGIGLELTGQLLEGGATVFAGTRGAPSTELSSLAAKHGDRLQPLVMDVADDEAVAEGARTVAGRVDHVDLLINNAGVYPEDSGGLERLDLDAMRQGFEVNTLGPLRVTRAFLPLMRLGSERKIFHITSLMGSIGDNSSGGSYAYRVSKTGLNMVSLNLSHELRAEGFVVLTIHPGWVQTRMGSDAAPLTVGASAAGILQVIDRSTTEDSGSFRSWDGRPLPY; encoded by the coding sequence ATGAGTGAATCGACGATGGGACGGATAGCGGTGGTAACCGGTGCCGGGCGTGGCATCGGCCTGGAACTGACTGGCCAGCTGCTCGAGGGCGGGGCGACGGTGTTCGCCGGAACCCGCGGGGCCCCTTCGACCGAGCTCTCGTCGTTGGCCGCAAAGCATGGCGACCGTCTTCAACCGCTGGTCATGGATGTCGCCGACGACGAAGCGGTGGCGGAGGGCGCTCGCACCGTTGCCGGGCGGGTCGATCATGTCGATCTCCTGATCAACAACGCGGGAGTCTACCCTGAAGATAGCGGAGGTCTCGAACGGCTCGACCTGGACGCCATGCGTCAGGGATTCGAGGTCAATACCCTGGGCCCCCTTCGTGTCACACGTGCGTTCTTGCCACTCATGCGGCTGGGATCCGAGCGAAAGATATTTCACATAACCTCATTGATGGGATCGATAGGCGATAACAGCAGCGGAGGATCGTACGCGTACCGTGTCTCGAAGACCGGCCTGAATATGGTCTCGCTCAATCTGTCCCACGAACTGCGGGCAGAGGGGTTCGTCGTTCTGACTATTCACCCGGGCTGGGTTCAAACTCGAATGGGGAGTGACGCGGCACCGTTAACGGTTGGAGCGTCCGCCGCCGGTATCCTGCAGGTTATCGACCGGTCTACGACGGAAGACAGCGGCAGTTTTCGTAGCTGGGATGGTCGGCCGCTGCCCTACTAG
- a CDS encoding carboxypeptidase-like regulatory domain-containing protein: MHRATHRLCALLFVLLAGGWVGGLTHAATATIHVVDRGGTGIPEVRVGLQHTSGYPRHYFAESDANGVAVFQTLVPGSYRVTARIHAASDLVDPSNNPLVEAPSITILEEADSVEATLELWRGSRVVLELKKNRGDLKYFKVLLTHLETGKVYRVALDEGGFKETALVPGRWSIKIEQPPAGFLLVDIEIDGRSVPGGAAEILLESHSPTRFVTWHFMAVARIEGAVDVVRGDGLPTVVAELLEPGPWLLASEDRGGSDVRRVRARYNRDGRTFNIDIPDGRWEVSVFSPNLIQAEPESVVLTLQSGDVGEAHFTVEMEDRKGQSPLVISAQAQHPTRRFERLTQLWIEVWRADESGNPVERVGRLEQKYHSVSFYGLPAGNYLAVALHRDFLESHVLVAGYDPEGEDEDNRHSINLEPGGTVEALSVDGDGQPIAGTRILVERLDDGPRFITDDPDFVASKRTPRAETDASGFLRMRGLYPGHYRATAKLRGEMAVTHFVEIIGIDEQLLSGRDAPNNGELYQTIADPTDELEFELKQSIALDLKVLPAATLRIALNCLDRGPVTDSTAVRIFPVGEPHRPRDVDPDLLDGAWLKLERVTLGGELQDQLLVGPLESDSVQLAVRPTGFGLWTWAYGSERRDDAANFNTNVGRIDDVGRIDIDCSPAIELIAETGDRGSLPDLALTEFGGEARPLHANGEPDGTPYRPRLQAETTQILLREFEEGRLRLAGSFHHPHWLPMSTIDIDFEAELERGQLVPAPLWIPAVGGAIRVFGAFHGARIVDPDAEEVVPGPVVPREDGMLVIESVPVGRYRVEACADDECEEPIAVWQDVEVARGVTTKVRPDE, from the coding sequence TTGCACCGAGCGACCCATCGACTCTGCGCGTTGTTGTTCGTTCTCCTTGCCGGGGGATGGGTCGGTGGATTGACGCACGCAGCCACCGCGACGATTCACGTCGTGGATCGTGGTGGTACGGGAATCCCGGAGGTGCGCGTTGGCTTGCAACACACCTCCGGCTACCCGCGACACTACTTTGCCGAATCCGATGCCAACGGTGTCGCAGTCTTCCAGACCCTTGTGCCCGGAAGTTATCGGGTGACTGCCAGGATTCACGCGGCCAGCGATCTGGTCGATCCGAGTAACAACCCTCTGGTCGAAGCCCCGAGCATCACGATTCTGGAAGAGGCCGATTCCGTCGAGGCGACGCTGGAACTCTGGCGAGGCTCGCGGGTTGTGTTGGAACTCAAGAAGAACCGTGGCGACCTCAAATACTTCAAGGTGCTGTTGACGCATCTCGAGACCGGCAAGGTCTATCGAGTCGCGCTCGACGAAGGTGGCTTCAAGGAGACGGCACTGGTGCCAGGGAGGTGGTCGATAAAAATCGAGCAGCCGCCCGCGGGATTCCTGCTTGTCGACATCGAGATCGACGGGCGTTCCGTTCCGGGAGGGGCGGCGGAGATCCTGCTGGAGTCCCACTCACCCACCCGTTTTGTCACCTGGCACTTCATGGCGGTGGCGCGGATCGAAGGGGCGGTAGATGTCGTGCGTGGCGACGGACTTCCGACCGTCGTGGCAGAGCTTCTGGAGCCCGGACCGTGGCTCCTGGCGTCAGAGGATCGTGGCGGCTCTGATGTGCGTCGTGTGCGTGCACGTTACAACCGCGACGGACGGACGTTCAATATTGACATCCCCGATGGGCGCTGGGAGGTTTCGGTCTTCAGTCCGAACCTGATCCAGGCGGAGCCCGAGAGCGTCGTCCTGACGCTGCAATCGGGAGACGTCGGCGAGGCCCATTTCACCGTCGAGATGGAGGATCGAAAGGGACAGTCCCCTCTGGTCATCTCCGCACAGGCGCAGCATCCCACGAGGCGATTCGAGAGACTGACACAACTCTGGATCGAGGTCTGGCGTGCCGACGAGAGCGGGAACCCCGTCGAACGGGTCGGTCGGCTCGAGCAGAAGTATCACTCGGTCAGTTTCTATGGACTCCCCGCCGGAAACTACCTGGCGGTGGCGTTGCATCGGGACTTTCTCGAGTCGCACGTCCTGGTGGCGGGGTACGATCCGGAGGGCGAGGACGAGGACAATCGGCACTCGATCAATCTCGAACCCGGTGGCACGGTCGAAGCGCTGTCGGTGGACGGTGACGGACAGCCGATCGCGGGCACGCGGATCCTCGTCGAGCGTCTCGATGACGGCCCCCGATTCATCACCGACGACCCCGACTTTGTCGCCTCCAAACGAACGCCCAGGGCGGAAACCGATGCTTCCGGCTTTCTTCGAATGCGGGGGTTGTATCCGGGCCACTATCGCGCGACGGCCAAGTTGCGGGGTGAGATGGCCGTCACCCACTTCGTCGAGATTATCGGAATCGACGAGCAACTCCTCTCCGGGCGGGACGCGCCGAATAACGGCGAGCTTTACCAGACGATCGCGGATCCGACGGACGAGCTCGAATTCGAACTGAAGCAGAGCATCGCGCTGGATCTCAAGGTGTTACCGGCCGCGACCCTTCGCATCGCCCTGAACTGCCTGGATCGTGGCCCGGTCACGGACTCGACCGCCGTGCGGATCTTCCCCGTCGGTGAACCCCATCGCCCGCGGGACGTCGATCCGGACCTTCTGGACGGCGCCTGGCTCAAGCTGGAGCGCGTCACACTTGGCGGTGAGTTGCAGGACCAGTTACTGGTCGGTCCGCTGGAGTCGGACTCGGTGCAACTGGCGGTACGTCCCACGGGCTTCGGTCTTTGGACGTGGGCGTACGGATCGGAACGTCGAGATGACGCTGCGAACTTTAACACCAACGTCGGGCGCATCGACGATGTCGGACGAATCGATATCGATTGTTCCCCCGCCATCGAACTGATCGCCGAGACCGGCGACCGCGGGAGCCTGCCCGATCTTGCGTTGACCGAGTTCGGTGGCGAGGCGAGACCGCTGCATGCCAACGGCGAACCTGACGGCACCCCCTATCGGCCACGACTTCAGGCGGAAACGACGCAGATCCTGCTACGGGAATTCGAGGAGGGGCGACTTCGCCTCGCAGGATCGTTCCATCACCCACACTGGCTGCCCATGTCGACCATTGATATCGACTTCGAGGCGGAACTCGAGCGCGGCCAACTTGTGCCGGCACCCTTATGGATTCCCGCAGTCGGCGGTGCCATCCGCGTGTTCGGAGCGTTTCACGGTGCGCGAATCGTGGATCCCGACGCCGAGGAGGTCGTTCCCGGCCCCGTGGTGCCGCGTGAGGATGGGATGCTGGTCATCGAGTCGGTCCCCGTCGGCCGTTATCGAGTTGAGGCCTGCGCCGACGATGAATGTGAGGAACCGATCGCCGTGTGGCAGGATGTAGAGGTTGCACGAGGCGTAACCACGAAGGTAAGACCGGATGAGTGA